DNA from Actinoplanes sp. SE50/110:
GCGGGCCCCGGCCACGATCACGGCGGCGCTGGCCCAGCCGATCGCCACCTGCCAGCAGACGGTCAGCCAGCCGACCGCCGGCAGGAACTGGTACGCCACGATCGCCACCACCGCGGCGACCGCGAACCGCCCCCGACCAATGATCACCCGAATCAGGAGACGCCATCCCGGTTGCGGAACGGGTTCAATCCCGTTTTCCCCCGGGAGTCGGCCGGCCCGTCGCGCACGGCTCGCCACGCGAGCCGGCGGTGGCCCGAGCCGGTGCTGGACGGCGCCGCACCGGCCGGCGTCGCGGGGCGCAGCTCGCGGTGGGTTCAGTCGCGCTTGCGGACCAGGGTTACGCCGTCGCGGACCGGCAGCATCACCGAACTGACCCGGTCGTCGCCGACGATCCGGTCGTTGAGCTGCGCGATGGCGCGGTCGGCCGGATCGGTCGGGTGCAGCACCCGGCCGTCACGCAGGACGTTGTCGAGGGCGAGCAGCCCGCCGGGACGCAGCCGGGTGACCAGTTCCTCGTAGTAGGCCGGGTAGTTGATCTTGTCGGCGTCGATGAACCCGAAGTCGATCACCGGATCGGCCGGGAGCGCACGCAGCGTCTCCACCGCCGGCCCGAGCCGCAACTCGATCCGGTCCCGCAGCCCGGCCCGCTCCCAGTAGCCGCCGGCGATCCTCGTCCACTCCGCGGACACGTCACAGGCCAGCAGCCGCCCACCGGGCCGCAACCCGCGCGCGATACAGATCGACGAGAACCCGGTGAACGTGCCCACCTCGACGGCATAATCCACGCCGGTCAGCTGCACCAGCATGGTGAGCAGGGCGCCCTCGTCCGCGGAGACCTGCATGCCGGCATAATCCGGCGGAAGCGACGCCCTGGTCTCCGCCGCCAACTCCCGCAGCAGCTCATCGGCCGGCGTGCTGTGCGCCAGCAGGTAGTCCTCGATGCCCGGCCCCAGAATCTCGGTCATAGCCCGGAGCCTCTCGCAAACCGGCCGATCCCGCACCCCCTTCCCTACCGGCGGCCTCCGCTGTGACAACCCGCCGCGCCCATCCCCAGAGGCCACACACCCGACATTTCCGGACGGGGTAACCGCGAGAAGCGATCCACCGGCCCGCGAGACCGCCGCCGAGCTGACCTCAAGCGCGGGCGCGGGGGCCCCGCACGGTCACCGCGGGACGCATCCGCACCAGACCCGCAGACACGGGAGGGCAAGGACCGCAAGCGCGGACGCGGGGGCGCGGACCGCAAGCGCGGACGCGGGGGCGCGGACGCGGGGGCGCGGACGCGGGGGCGCGGACGCGGGGGCGCGGACCGCAAGCGCGGGCGCAGGACGGTCGAAGCCGGACGCGGGGCACGGGATCGGTGTTGCGCTCGGCGGTTTGCTCCCACCGCGCCCAACCGACGATGCGGAAGGGTGCGGGGATCGTTCTGCGTCTTTGCACGGCGATGCGAACGACGACCGATCCGCACCCTATTTGGTGACGATCAGATACACCCAGCCGGCCAGAAAGAGCGCCAATACCGCCGCCATCAGCCACGTCGGGATCAGTTTGCGGCCGTGCCGCGCCTGCTGCACCTGTTGGCGGATCCGCTCCCGACGACGGTCGGCACGGTTGAGGCGGCGCACATCCTCGGGATCGGGCTGGCCGGAGTTGATCGATGTCATAACCGGGCAAGCCTAACGCGACCCGCTCACCTGCCAACGAACAGCCTCGCCGCGGCGAGAGCCGCCATCACACCCGGCACCGCGGCAGGAGCCGCCACCACCCCCAGCACCCGGCGACAGCCGCCAACACACCGGGCACCCCCGCAGGAGCCGCCAACACACCCGGCACCGCAGCAGGAGCCGGAAACACCAGCGCCTCACCGAAGACCGACCGGCACCACCGGCGATCCGACGAGGGTCGCCGGCGCAGCCGCGAGGATCGCCCACCGGCCGGCCGAACCCTCGCGGCCCATCCGCCGACGATGCCTCCGCTCACATGCTGGCGATGAGTCTTTCCACTCGTTCGTCGTAGGCGCGGAACGGGTCCTTGCACAGCACGGTCCGCTGCGCCTGGTCGTTCAGCTTCAGATGCACCCAGTCGACGGTGAAGTCGCGCCGCTTGTCCTGGGCGTGTTTGATGAACTCGCCGCGCAGGCGGGCGCGGGTGGTCTGCGGCGGGGTTTCCTTGGCCTCGAAGATCTGCAGGTCGTTGGCGATCCGGTCGACCTGCTTGCGTTTCTCCATGAGGGCGTAGAGGCCCCGGCCGCGGCGCACGTCGTGGTAGGCGAGGTCGAGCTGGGCGATCCGCGGATGCGACATCGGGATGTCGTGTTTCGCCTGATAGCGCTCGATCAGCCGGTATTTCGAGACCCAGTCGATCTCGCGGGCGACCGGGTCGAGGTTCTCGGTTTCGATGGCGTTGAGGACGCGGCCCCACAGTTCGACGACGCGCTTGGCGACCGGGTCGCCGCCGCGGCGCTCGACGAACTCGGTCGCCTTCGCCAGGTACTCCTGCTGGATTTCCAGCGCGGAGACCTCCTTGTTGTTCGCCAGGCGGATCTTGCGGCGGCCGGTGACGTCGTGGCTGACCTCGCGGATGGCGCGGATCGGGTTTTCCAGCGACAGGTCGCGCATCACCACGCCGGCCTCGATCATGCGCAGCACGATGTCGGCGCTGCCCACCTTGAGCAGGGTGGTGACCTCGTTCATGTTGGAGTCGCCGACGATGACGTGCAGGCGGCGGTAGCGCTCGGCGTCGGCGTGCGGCTCGTCGCGGGTGTTGATGATCGGGCGGCTGCGCGTGGTGGCGCTGGAGACGCCCTCCCAGATGTGCTCGGCGCGCTGCGAGAGGCAGAAGACGGCGCCGCGCGGGGTCTGCAGCACCTTGCCGGCACCGCAGATCAGCTGGCGGGTGACCAGGAACGGGATCAGCACGTCGGCCAGGCGACCGAACTCGCCGTGGCGACTGACCAGGTAATTCTCGTGGCAGCCGTACGAGTTGCCGGCCGAGTCGGTGTTGTTCTTGAACAGGTAGATCTCGCCCGCGATGCCCTCGTCGTGCAGACGCTTCTCCGCGTCGACGAGCAGGCCTTCCAGGATCCGCTCGCCGGCCCGGTCGTGGGCGACCAGGTCGGTGACCGAGTCACATTCGGGTGTCGCGTACTCCGGGTGGGAACCGACGTCGAGGTAGAGGCGGGCGCCGTTGCGGAGGAAGACGTTGCTGCTGCGTCCCCAGGACACCACGCGGCGGAACAGGTAGCGGGCCACCTCGTCCGGCGACAGCCGCCGCTGCCCCCGATAGGTGCACGTGACTCCGTACTCGGTCTCGAGGCCGAAAATTCGCCGTTCCATGACAAGACACTAGCCGCATCCGGGGCGCATTGGCAGCCACCGAAGGGCCCCAGTAATCGGGTTTTCGGGGATCTTCACCGCGGCGCGGCATGTTTGCGGCGGGCGCGGCATTTCGCCGCGCCCGCTCACGAACCGCTCAGCCCTCGGTACTCTCCGAAGCGGCCGACTCGGTGGGTTTGCTGTCGGCCGGCGCCGGCGGGGCGGCGTCGGTCTCCCCGAGATCCGCGTCCGGCACGGCCTCGTGCCCCAGCAGCGTGGTCAGCGCCGCGTCGGCGATCCGCCGGAACGTCCGCCCGACCCGGCGGCGGTCCAGCACCGCCACCTCGAGCTGCTTGGGCCCGAGGGTGCGGGTCGCGCCGTTCTCCCCGCCGACGCTGCCCAGCGCCTCGGCGGCCAGCGCCAGCGCGGTCGGCAGATCGGCCGCGACGTCGTGCCGCTCGCGCAGCACGTTCGCGATCGCCTCGGCCTGGCCGCCCATCGCCATGAAGCCGGGCTCGTCCAGGGCGGAGCCGTCGTACATGATCCGGTACAGCTCGTCCTGTTCCGGGGTGGCGCCGACCTGCGCGATGCAGATCTCCACCTCGTACGGCTTCTGGGTCTCCGAGAAGATCGCACCCAGGGTCTGGGTGTACGCGTTGGCCAGCGCCCGCCCGGTCACATCGCGCCGGTCGTAGGTCAGGCCGGTCATGTCGGCCATCCGCACGCCGGCCCGGCGCAGGCTCTCGAACTCGTTGTAGCGCCCCACCGCGGCGAACGCGATCCGGTCGTAGATCTCGCTGATCTTGCGCAGGGTGGTGATGTTCTCGGCGACCAGCAGGATGCCGCCCTCGTACGACAGCACCACGGCCGAGCGGCCGCGGGCGATGCCCTTGCGGGCGTACTCCGAGCGGTCCCGCTGGACCTGCTCGGGCGATGCGTAGAACTGCATGGCCACGGGTGGCTACTCCTTCTCTCGCGTCAGACGGCTCAACCGCCCGGGTTCTCCATGCGTCCGGAGACGACCTGCTCGGCCACCGTGGTGATCTCCTCGTCGCTGAGCCGCACCGTGCCGTTGGCCGTCGCGGTCATCACCACCGGGTAGATCTTGCGGGTGAGGTCGGGGCCGCCGGTCGCGGTGTCGTCGTCGGCGGCGTCGTAGAGCGCCTCGACCGCGAGCCGGATGGCCTCCTCGGTGCTGACGCCCGCGCGGTACTTCTTCTTCAGCGCCGACTTGGCGAACAGCGAACCGGAGCCGATCGCCTCGTAGCCGGTCTCCTCGTAGAGGCCGCCGGCCACGTCGAAGCTGAAGATCCGCCCGGCCCGCGAGGAGTCGGCCGGGGCGAGGTCGAAGCCGGCGAACAGCGGGACCACGGCCAGGCCCTGCATCGCCGCGCCCAGGTTGCCGCGGACCATCGCGGCCAGCCGGTTCGCCTTACCGTCGAGCGAGAGCATCGCGCCCTCGGTCTTCTCGTAGTGCTCCAGCTCGACCTGGAACAGGCGGATCAGCTCGATGCCGATGCCGGCCGTGCCGGCGATGCCGATCAGTGAGTACGAGTCGGCGGGGTGCACCTTGCGGATGTCCCGACTGGCGATCAGGTTGCCCATGGTCGCCCGGCGGTCACCGGCCATCACGACCCCGTCGGCGGTCGCGATCGCGATGATCGTGGTGCCGTGCGGCGCCACGTCACCCGCGGACAGCCCCGGCGGAAGCGGGCGCCGCCCGGGCAGGAGTTCGGGGGCCGCCGCACTCAGGAACTGCGTGAAGGAGGACGTCCCCGTGTTGAGAAAGATATCCGGTAGCCGCCCGGATGGATCAAAACCCGTCGCCACGTGGTTCCTTTCAGGTACGTGATCGCAGCGGCGCGGAATTGCCGCCGCTGCGGGTTGAAGCTCATTATCCCGATCTTGCGGGGTGTCCGTAAATGCTCGCCGGGCGCCCATGCGGGCGCCCGGCAGGTCACTAATCGGACATATACGTCACTGGCCGCCCTTTTGGACATAGCCGCGGACGAACTCCTCGGCGTTCTCCTCCAGGACGGAGTCGATCTCGTCCAGCAGGTCGTCGACGTCCTCGGTGATTTCCGCGTGCCGCTCCGCCACCTCAGGGTTGGCTTCGACGGTGACGTCCTCGATCTCGGAGTCGCTGGAGCCACGCCCGCTCTGCGACTGACCACCGGTGTCTCGGGTTGCCATGGATGTCCCCCTTCAAAGCCAGCCGACTGCCAAGCCCCCGATGCAACATCGGGTACCGAAAACCTACCTCGACCCGGTGACGAAACGCCCCGCCGCAACGGGTGTTTTATTACCGACTCGTGATCACTTCCAGCAGATCCTTCGCGCTCTCACAGGTGTCGAAGAGGCTGCCCACGTGCTTCCTGGTGCCGCGCTCGGGCTCCATCATCGGCACCCGCACCAGCGACTCGCGTCCGACGTCGAAGATCACCGAGTCCCAGCTGGCGGCGACCACTTCGGAGGCGTACTGCGCGAGGCAGCGGCCGCGGAAGTAGGCCCGGGTGTCCTCCGGCGGGTCGTACATCGCGCGCTGCGTGTCGTCCGGGTCGAGCAGCGTCTTCATCGAACCGCGCGCCACCAGCCGGTGGTACAGCCCCTTCTCCGGGCGCACGTCGGCGTACTGCAGGTCGACCAGCTGCAGTTTCGGCGACGCCCAGGTGAGGTTCTCCCGGTCGCGGTAACCCTCCAGCAGCCGCAGCTTGGCCACCCAGTCCAGAGTGTCGGAGCAGAGCATCGGGTCACGGCCGAGCTTGTCGAGCGCGTCCTCCCACCGGTTGAGCACGTCGGTGGTCTGCTCGTCGGCGTCGGCGCCGTAGCGCTCGTCGACGAACGCCTTGGCCCGCTCGTAGTACGCCCACTGCAGGTCGAGCGCGGTGAGCCGGCGGCCGTCACGCAGCCGCATCAGGTGCTTGAGGGTGGGGTCGTGGCTGACCGCGCGCAGCTCGCTGACCGGGTCGGCGATGCCGAGCTCGCCGGTGAAGACCTTCTCCTCGATCATGTTGAGGACCAGCGCGGTGGTGCCCATCTTCAGGTACGACGCGATCTCCGAGAGGTTCGCGTCGCCGATGATGACGTGCAGCCGGCGGTACTTGTCGGCGTCGGCGTGCGGCTCGTCGCGGGTGTTGATGATCGGCCGCTTGAGGGTGGTCTCCAGGCCGACCTCGACCTCGAAGAAGTCGGCGCGCGACGAGATCTGGAAACCGGCGCCGCTGCCGTCCTGGCCGAGGCCGACCCGGCCGACCCCGCAGAAGATCTGCCGGGTGACGAAGAACGGGGTGAGGTGGGCGACGATGTCGGCGAACGCGGTCTGCCGGCGCATCAGGTAGTTCTCGTGCGACCCGTACGACGCGCCCTTGTTGTCGGTGTTGTTCTTGTACAGCTGGATGCGGTGGGCGCCGGGGATGGTGGCGGCCCGCCGGGACGCCTCGGCCATCACCCGCTCGCCGGCCTTGTCCCACTTGACCACGTCGAGCGGGTTGGTGCACTCCGGAGTGCTGTACTCCGGGTGGGCGTGGTCGACGTAGAGCCGGGCGCCGTTGGTCAGTATCACGTTGGCCAGGCCGAGATCCTCGTCGGCGAGGGCTTCGGCGGGGTCGTAGGCGGCGCCGGAGTAGGTGAACCCACGGGCGTCACGCAGCGGGGACTCCTCCTCGTAGTCCCAGCGGGCGCGCTGGCCACGGTTGAGTTCCGGCCGGGCGCCGTAGGCGTTGACGACCTGCGAGGAGGTGACCATCGGGTTGGCGCCGGGCTGGCCGGGCACCGAAATGCCGTACTCGACCTCGGTGCCCATAATCCGTCGAACGCTCATGCGACCACCCTGTCCGCCACGAAGCCAAGCGTGCTCATGTATCGAGCCTAGACGCTCTCATGGCGCATACCGAAGCTGCCCGTGCTCGGCGTGCCACCTTCCGTGGTCGTGGCGGTCCGCGGCGTGTCGGGGCCCAGGAGGGCGTCCAGGCGGCGCTGGACCCGCCGGCCGAGTTCCTGCCCGGGGAGTTCGACCAGGTGGTAGGAGGTCCAGGCGGCCGCCAGGGTGGCCACGACGAAGGCCGCGAACAGCGGCAGCGGGTGACCGTTGAGCAGCCGGGTGACGACCGCGAGCACCGGCATGTGCAAGAGGTAGACCGAATAGCTGACCACGCCGAGCCAGGTGAGGAAGCCCGGGACGGCGCGGTGGCGCATCAGGAAGGCGACCGCGAAGGTGCCGGCCACCGCGCCGGCGACGCTGATGTTGCGCACCAGCTGGGTACCGTCCAGCAGCCACTGATTGACCGCCTGGACGACGAGGACCAGGGTCAGCGTGGCCCCGGCCACCCACCGGTGGAGTTCGCGGTGCTGCGCGCGGTAGATCACGGTACCGGCGAACATCACCGCGAGCAGCAGGATGGCGGTGCTGGAGGCGCCCGGGGTGGCATACCGGGTGGGCTGGCCGTTGAGCATCGGCAGCAGCACCATGGCCACGCCGACCAGACCGGCGGCGAG
Protein-coding regions in this window:
- a CDS encoding ubiquitin-like protein Pup; amino-acid sequence: MATRDTGGQSQSGRGSSDSEIEDVTVEANPEVAERHAEITEDVDDLLDEIDSVLEENAEEFVRGYVQKGGQ
- the prcA gene encoding proteasome subunit alpha; the protein is MAMQFYASPEQVQRDRSEYARKGIARGRSAVVLSYEGGILLVAENITTLRKISEIYDRIAFAAVGRYNEFESLRRAGVRMADMTGLTYDRRDVTGRALANAYTQTLGAIFSETQKPYEVEICIAQVGATPEQDELYRIMYDGSALDEPGFMAMGGQAEAIANVLRERHDVAADLPTALALAAEALGSVGGENGATRTLGPKQLEVAVLDRRRVGRTFRRIADAALTTLLGHEAVPDADLGETDAAPPAPADSKPTESAASESTEG
- a CDS encoding O-methyltransferase codes for the protein MTEILGPGIEDYLLAHSTPADELLRELAAETRASLPPDYAGMQVSADEGALLTMLVQLTGVDYAVEVGTFTGFSSICIARGLRPGGRLLACDVSAEWTRIAGGYWERAGLRDRIELRLGPAVETLRALPADPVIDFGFIDADKINYPAYYEELVTRLRPGGLLALDNVLRDGRVLHPTDPADRAIAQLNDRIVGDDRVSSVMLPVRDGVTLVRKRD
- the prcB gene encoding proteasome subunit beta, with the protein product MATGFDPSGRLPDIFLNTGTSSFTQFLSAAAPELLPGRRPLPPGLSAGDVAPHGTTIIAIATADGVVMAGDRRATMGNLIASRDIRKVHPADSYSLIGIAGTAGIGIELIRLFQVELEHYEKTEGAMLSLDGKANRLAAMVRGNLGAAMQGLAVVPLFAGFDLAPADSSRAGRIFSFDVAGGLYEETGYEAIGSGSLFAKSALKKKYRAGVSTEEAIRLAVEALYDAADDDTATGGPDLTRKIYPVVMTATANGTVRLSDEEITTVAEQVVSGRMENPGG
- the pafA gene encoding Pup--protein ligase, which codes for MERRIFGLETEYGVTCTYRGQRRLSPDEVARYLFRRVVSWGRSSNVFLRNGARLYLDVGSHPEYATPECDSVTDLVAHDRAGERILEGLLVDAEKRLHDEGIAGEIYLFKNNTDSAGNSYGCHENYLVSRHGEFGRLADVLIPFLVTRQLICGAGKVLQTPRGAVFCLSQRAEHIWEGVSSATTRSRPIINTRDEPHADAERYRRLHVIVGDSNMNEVTTLLKVGSADIVLRMIEAGVVMRDLSLENPIRAIREVSHDVTGRRKIRLANNKEVSALEIQQEYLAKATEFVERRGGDPVAKRVVELWGRVLNAIETENLDPVAREIDWVSKYRLIERYQAKHDIPMSHPRIAQLDLAYHDVRRGRGLYALMEKRKQVDRIANDLQIFEAKETPPQTTRARLRGEFIKHAQDKRRDFTVDWVHLKLNDQAQRTVLCKDPFRAYDERVERLIASM
- the dop gene encoding depupylase/deamidase Dop → MSVRRIMGTEVEYGISVPGQPGANPMVTSSQVVNAYGARPELNRGQRARWDYEEESPLRDARGFTYSGAAYDPAEALADEDLGLANVILTNGARLYVDHAHPEYSTPECTNPLDVVKWDKAGERVMAEASRRAATIPGAHRIQLYKNNTDNKGASYGSHENYLMRRQTAFADIVAHLTPFFVTRQIFCGVGRVGLGQDGSGAGFQISSRADFFEVEVGLETTLKRPIINTRDEPHADADKYRRLHVIIGDANLSEIASYLKMGTTALVLNMIEEKVFTGELGIADPVSELRAVSHDPTLKHLMRLRDGRRLTALDLQWAYYERAKAFVDERYGADADEQTTDVLNRWEDALDKLGRDPMLCSDTLDWVAKLRLLEGYRDRENLTWASPKLQLVDLQYADVRPEKGLYHRLVARGSMKTLLDPDDTQRAMYDPPEDTRAYFRGRCLAQYASEVVAASWDSVIFDVGRESLVRVPMMEPERGTRKHVGSLFDTCESAKDLLEVITSR